The Procambarus clarkii isolate CNS0578487 unplaced genomic scaffold, FALCON_Pclarkii_2.0 HiC_scaffold_124, whole genome shotgun sequence genome window below encodes:
- the LOC138360856 gene encoding innexin inx2-like, whose product MFYVPRFIWKRLERGCMTGLVAELNLLALSHDLRRERTKFVIEYFDHYFHHHNVYAYQFFLFELLNFVNVDRQMYLTDKFLGFGFAKYGPRVLSYTQDLMKGLDPMEEIFPKVGKCTFHNFGPSGTIKRHDALCVLPLNILNQKIFVFLWFWFVTVAVISTLGLVYRLATFTPTVRHLLLRSCSRLASSEKVMGISRRCYIGDWFLLYMIGA is encoded by the exons ATGTTCTACGTGCCTCGCTTCATCTGGAAGCGGCTGGAGAGAGGCTGTATGACCGGCCTGGTCGCCGAGCTCAACCTGCTCGCCCTGAGCCACGACCTCAGGAGAGAGAGGACCAAGTTTGTGATTGAGTACTTCGACCAttacttccaccaccacaacgtCTACGCATACCAGTTCTTCCTGTTCGAGCTACTCAACTTCGTCAACGTCGACAGACAGATGTACTTAACTGACAA GTTCTTGGGGTTTGGGTTCGCCAAGTATGGACCGAGGGTCTTAAGCTATACTCAAGACTTAATGAAAGGTTTGGACCCGATGGAGGAGATCTTCCCCAAGGTGGGCAAGTGCACCTTCCACAACTTCGGTCCTTCAGGGACCATCAAGCGACACGATGCTCTCTGCGTCCTCCCGCTCAACATCCTCAACCAGAAGATCTTCGTCTTTCTCTGGTTCTG gtttGTAACTGTGGCCGTCATCTCGACTCTGGGGCTCGTCTACCGCTTGGCCACCTTCACCCCCACCGTCCGCCACCTGCTCCTGCGAAGTTGCTCGcgcctggcctcctcagagaagGTGATGGGTATATCACGAAGGTGTTACATAGGTGACTGGTTCCTCCTCTACATGATAGGGGCGTGA